A portion of the Lolium rigidum isolate FL_2022 chromosome 1, APGP_CSIRO_Lrig_0.1, whole genome shotgun sequence genome contains these proteins:
- the LOC124684739 gene encoding BTB/POZ and MATH domain-containing protein 1-like, translating into MSSFTGVSVVTDGKHCTTSDVVGTTDCGYHLLMVKEYSRTVQEIPIGEDISSGPFMLGGHKWHIDYFPNSEGPSCADFISLYLRRDDDIMEEAVGAKFEFSFVDEVEYQKPVRFRATETCNFSSETPSRGFCEFVRRDELEQSANLKDDCFTIRCDIMIFKDTTQYAGGTMPDISHHFNNLLQSNVGADVTFEVSGETFLAHRCVLAARSTVFMAQLFGPMAEKTTSSAIEIKDMEAKVFAALLRFIYTDSFPKVEEEEGQDEEESVEGKMSEVVEEGQEEDAIEQVVFLRCVQWVQHLFVAADRYDIQRLKFLCEDQLSNNIGVSCVLSTLALAEQHHCPGLKEACLKFIQVQSPKCLDKIMASDDWEHITTTYPSVLKELISKLASNQKEKKRKHESM; encoded by the coding sequence ATGTCATCGTTCACCGGTGTATCTGTGGTCACCGACGGAAAGCACTGCACCACGTCGGATGTCGTCGGCACTACGGACTGTGGGTACCACCTGCTCATGGTCAAAGAATACTCGCGCACCGTACAAGAGATACCCATCGGAGAGGACATCAGCTCTGGGCCTTTCATGCTAGGAGGCCATAAATGGCACATTGACTACTTTCCTAACAGTGAGGGGCCGAGTTGTGCCGActtcatttctctctatcttcgcCGTGACGATGACATTATGGAAGAGGCTGTGGGTGCGAAGTTTGAGTTTAGCTTCGTTGACGAGGTTGAGTATCAAAAGCCAGTACGCTTCCGCGCAACTGAAACATGCAACTTCTCTAGCGAAACTCCTTCCAGGGGCTTCTGTGAGTTTGTGAGAAGAGATGAACTTGAACAATCAGCTAATCTGAAGGATGATTGTTTCACCATCCGGTGTGACATCATGATTTTCAAGGATACCACACAGTATGCCGGTGGGACCATGCCTGACATAAGCCACCATTTTAACAATCTCCTTCAGAGTAATGTGGGTGCTGATGTGACATTCGAGGTCAGCGGTGAGACGTTCCTTGCACACCGGTGTGTTCTTGCAGCCCGATCTACAGTCTTCATGGCACAACTCTTTGGCCCCATGGCAGAGAAAACTACATCCAGTGCCATAGAGATCAAAGACATGgaagcaaaagtgtttgcagcttTGCTTAGGTTCATCTACACAGATTCATTCcctaaggtggaggaggaagaaggacagGATGAGGAGGAATCAGTAGAGGGTAAGATGTCAGAAGTTgtggaagaaggacaagaagaggATGCAATAGAGCAGGTAGTTTTTCTCAGGTGTGTGCAATGGGTGCAACACTTGTTTGTAGCCGCAGATAGATAtgatatccaacggctcaagttctTGTGTGAAGACCAGTTGTCCAACAACATAGGCGTGAGCTGTGTGTTGTCCACTCTTGCTCTAGCAGAGCAGCACCACTGCCCTGGATTGAAGGAGGCATGCTTGAAGTTTATCCAAGTCCAATCTCCCAAGTGTTTGGATAAAATTATGGCGAGTGATGACTGGGAGCATATAACTACGACCTATCCCTCTGTTTTGAAGGAGCTCATTTCCAAGCTTGCATCCAatcagaaggagaagaagaggaagcacGAGAGTATGTAA